Proteins from a genomic interval of Gossypium hirsutum isolate 1008001.06 chromosome A09, Gossypium_hirsutum_v2.1, whole genome shotgun sequence:
- the LOC107889040 gene encoding DDT domain-containing protein PTM: protein MEVIVKRPRGRPRKRRRPEEENESSVADTKFNNSKTKKRVLETRSMAFVGRYVLKEFGGSVFLGKIVSYDTGLYRVDYEDGDFEDLESGELRELVLEDSYFDDDLSRRKVRLDELVLNRIAKESKLKEEKKKAEVLKNEAKGVESLAVSEMMVENDGEQEDDADSSSDSCEHAHDRGLSLESEIPLIPPPLLPPGSGTIGVPEECVSNLFSVYGFLRSFSIILFLSPFGLDDFVGSLNCCEPNPLLDAVHVALMRALSCHLETISSEGSELASKCLRCLDWSLLDTLTWPAYLVQYFVIMGYARGPEWEGFYEDVAEREYYSLSVTRKLMILQILCDDVLDYAEVRAEIDMREATEVGVDLDTVVTDSLEKGPRKFHPIHSKTSACKGKESMEINAESHGVKSSSRTCSLGLRGTGGTAAVDTDVDGNSDECRLCGMDGTLLCCDGCPSAYHTRCIGVVKMHIPEGPWYCPECVIDKMGPAIALNTSLRGAELFGVDLYGQVFLGTCNHLLVLKASRDTESYVRYYNLNDIPRVLQVLSSSIEHKTLYFDICKAIIRYWNVPENIFSPLEMGGNVANVKEDAKFSTGSPLPFGKESHKALGSVDVENASSFSGSNVGVSCPDASMLAMNQTDLTCSLSNGWAMRGKDHPPMNKKPSEQIYIESAMSAASVSQQTASDVTHQSLVDRSNIIDHASCASGNSSNSYGGAANSVHFQANMFCQNQSKVGNHVGFGRDARNSAVDYQYMGISFKPHAYVNHYNYGHFAATAAAKLAVLSSEESQVSEVNRSGSARKVTSASSILLQVKAFSLAASRFFWPSAEKKLLDIPRERCGWCHSCKVPGSSKRGCMLNSAVSTATKSANKILGGLPSLKNGEGSLPSIVTYILYMEETLRGLVVGSFLNPDYRKQWRRKVEEASTCRAIKVLLLDLEDNISLNALSLDWVKLMDDWLVDSSVIQSTSSTVGFPLKRGPGGRRRRKQSVASEVTADDCDGKSIDWWRGGKLSTHVFQKAILPASMVRKAAQQGGVRKISGINYVDDFEIPKRSRQLIWRAAVERSKNAAQLALQVRYLDLHVRWNDLVRPEHNISDGKGSETEAYVFRNAIICDKKTVESKIQYGVAFGNQKHLPSRVMKNVVDIEKIDDEKEKYWFHVTYIPLYLIKEYEERMSVSAFPPVKKPLSELSELQRRQLKASRRNIFAYLISKRDKSEKCSCASCQMDVLLRNAVKCGTCQGYCHQGCTLSSTVMNGKVECLTICKECYNARVLARNEINTKSPTNLLPLQGQVCCSAPAVSKGMPVKSSTQPMKLSSIRSKENSVKIQERSSDTKQSASHSRLASKRSKLCNWGVIWRKMNSDETGIDFRRANILTRGVSDNHFLKPKCELCRQPYNSDLMYIHCETCRKWYHADAVELEESRISDVVGFKCCKCRRIRGPECPFMGPELREQKRKKRFGKLQKQGQGSLALDSDLGTISDIKVCSPVTPIISTEDELVYVNDPDVFSLSNVEQITENIPEVDIELNTASAPGPQKLPVRRHIKREGEVDGFAGGDVEHVELLTYPEPNDFAVPKGDSAIPFAEWDVPGNGDPEGELIFDYENLNYEDMEFEPQTYFSFTELLASDDGTDGTAKDVDNQVEADVTALHCHVCLLNDPAPELYCDVCGFLMHSHCSPWEESSSSESNWRCGRCREWR from the exons ATGGAGGTTATCGTAAAACGGCCTAGAGGTAGGCCGAGGAAACGTAGGCGAccagaagaagaaaatgaaagttcTGTTGCTGATACGAAATTTAATAATTCCAAAACTAAAAAACGGGTGTTGGAGACAAGATCCATGGCCTTTGTAGGTCGATACGTGTTGAAAGAATTTGGGGGAAGTGTATTTTTAGGTAAGATTGTTTCCTATGACACTGGATTGTATAGAGTAGACTATGAGGATGGTGATTTTGAGGATCTGGAGAGTGGGGAACTTCGAGAGTTGGTTTTGGAAGATTCATATTTCGATGATGATTTGAGTAGGAGAAAAGTTAGGTTAGATGAATTAGTGTTAAACAGGATTGCAAAGGAGAGTAAATTGAAGGAGGAAAAGAAGAAAGCGgaagttttaaaaaatgaggctAAGGGCGTGGAAAGTTTGGCTGTTAGTGAGATGATGGTCGAGAATGATGGAGAACAAGAGgatgatgcagattcttcaagtgattCCTGTGAGCATGCACACGATAGGGGATTGTCTTTGGAGTCTGAGATTCCTCTTATTCCACCACCTCTGTTGCCTCCTGGTTCAGGAACAATTGGTGTGCCGGAGGAGTGCGTTTCAAATCTATTTTCTGTGTATGGTTTTCTTAGGTCCTTCAGCATAATATTGTTTTTGAGCCCGTTTGGATTGGATGATTTTGTGGGGTCATTAAATTGCTGTGAACCAAACCCTTTGCTTGATGCTGTTCATGTTGCTTTGATGCGAGCATTGAGTTGTCATCTTGAAACAATCTCTTCAGAAGGCTCAGAGCTTGCATCAAAATGCTTGAG GTGTCTTGATTGGAGCTTGCTCGATACACTGACTTGGCCTGCTTATCTGGTCCAATATTTTGTGATAATGGGATATGCAAGAGGACCCGAGTGGGAAGGATTTTATGAAGATGTTGCTGAGAGAGAGTACTATTCCTTATCTGTGACCAGAAAGCTGATGATTCTACAAATTCTATGTGATGATGTATTAGATTATGCAGAGGTGAGAGCTGAAATTGACATGCGAGAGGCAACAGAAGTAGGAGTAGATCTTGATACTGTTGTGACTGATTCTCTTGAAAAAGGACCTAGAAAGTTCCATCCTATACATTCTAAAACTTCAGCATGCAAGGGAAAGGAGTCAATGGAGATTAATGCAGAAAGTCATGGGGTCAAGTCATCTTCTAGGACATGTTCTTTAGGTTTGAGAGGTACTGGGGGGACTGCTGCTGTTGATACTGATGTAGACGGAAATAGTGATGAGTGCCGTCTTTGTGGCATGGATGGGACATTGCTTTGCTGTGATGGGTGTCCATCTGCCTATCATACAAGATGTATAGGTGTCGTCAAAATGCATATACCTGAAGGGCCCTGGTATTGTCCTGAATGTGTTATTGATAAAATGGGACCAGCAATTGCATTAAACACCTCGCTTAGAGGAGCAGAACTTTTTGGTGTTGATTTGTATGGTCAAGTCTTCTTGGGTACTTGTAACCACTTGCTAGT GCTGAAGGCTTCCCGTGATACTGAATCATATGTTAGATACTACAATCTGAATGACATTCCCAGAGTCCTCCAGGTGCTTTCTTCATCCATTGAACATAAAACATTATACTTCGATATATGCAAAGCAATTATACGCTATTGGAATGTCCCAGAAAATATTTTTTCCCCACTCGAAATGGGCGGCAATGTAGCAAACGTGAAGGAAGATGCAAAATTTTCTACTGGATCACCTCTGCCTTTTGGAAAGGAAAGTCATAAAGCTTTGGGTTCAGTTGATGTTGAGAATGCAAGCAGCTTCAGTGGAAGCAATGTTGGAGTTTCATGTCCGGATGCTTCTATGCTGGCAATGAACCAAACTGACCTCACTTGCTCTCTTAGCAATGGTTGGGCAATGCGAGGGAAGGATCATCCTCCAATGAATAAGAAGCCGTCTGAGCAGATTTATATTGAGTCTGCTATGTCTGCTGCTTCAGTTAGCCAGCAAACTGCTTCTGATGTAACCCACCAAAGCTTAGTTGACAGATCGAATATCATAGATCATGCGTCATGTGCCTCGGGAAACAGTAGTAATAGTTATGGTGGAGCAGCAAATAGTGTCCATTTTCAAGCAAATATGTTTTGCCAGAACCAGAGCAAAGTGGGCAATCATGTGGGTTTTGGAAGGGATGCAAGAAATTCTGCAGTTGATTATCAATATATGGGAATTTCTTTTAAACCACATGCTTATGTAAATCACTATAACTATGGGCATTTTGCTGCTACTGCAGCTGCAAAGCTGGCTGTTCTTTCGTCAGAGGAAAGTCAGGTTTCTGAGGTAAACAGATCAGGCAGTGCCAGGAAAGTTACATCTGCTAGTAGCATTTTGCTGCAAGTTAAAGCTTTCTCATTAGCAGCCTCACGGTTTTTCTGGCCAAGTGCTGAGAAGAAGTTGTTGGATATCCCAAGGGAAAGGTGTGGCTGGTGTCATTCTTGTAAGGTCCCAGGTTCAAGCAAGAGGGGATGCATGTTGAATTCTGCTGTCTCCACTGCCACCAAAAGTGCCAATAAGATCCTTGGTGGCCTTCCTTCTTTAAAGAATGGAGAGGGTAGTCTTCCTAGCATTGTGACATATATTTTATACATGGAGGAGACTTTGCGTGGTCTTGTAGTTGGCTCCTTCTTAAACCCAGATTATAGGAAACAATGGCGTAGAAAAGTAGAAGAAGCTTCAACCTGTAGAGCAATAAAAGTCCTCTTGCTTGAT CTTGAGGATAACATTTCTCTTAATGCTCTTTCTTTGGACTGGGTCAAGCTAATGGATGATTGGTTAGTAGATTCTTCTGTGATTCAAAGCACTTCATCCACTGTGGGATTCCCTCTAAAGCGTGGGCCAGGTGGAAGGCGACGCAGGAAGCAGTCTGTTGCTTCTGAAGTTACAGCTGACGACTGTGATGGTAAAAGTATTGACTGGTGGCGTGGAGGGAAGTTGTCAACCCATGTGTTCCAGAAAGCAATTTTGCCTGCCTCAATGGTTAGAAAAGCTGCACAACAAG GTGGTGTGAGAAAGATTTCTGGTATTAAttatgttgatgattttgagattCCTAAAAGAAGCAGACAATTAATTTGGAGAGCTGCAGTAGAAAGGAGTAAGAATGCAGCGCAGCTTGCACTTCAG GTTAGATACCTAGATCTTCATGTGAGATGGAATGATCTTGTTCGTCCTGAGCATAACATCTCAGATGGAAAAGGTTCAGAGACAGAAGCATATGTTTTTAGAAATGCAATTATATGTGATAAGAAAACTGTAGAAAGCAAGATCCAATATGGAGTTGCTTTTGGAAATCAAAAGCACCTTCCTTCACGTGTCATGAAGAATGTAGTTGACATTGAGAAAATTGATGATGAAAAGGAGAAATATTGGTTTCATGTAACATACATTCCTTTATATTTGATCAAAGAATATGAAGAAAGAATGAGTGTTTCTGCTTTTCCACCAGTTAAGAAGCCTTTAAGTGAGTTATCCGAGTTACAAAGAAGGCAGTTGAAAGCTTCCCGTAGGAATATATTTGCGTATCTGATATCTAAAAGAGATAAATCAGAGAAGTGTTCTTGTGCTTCTTGTCAAATGGATGTTTTATTGAG GAATGCAGTCAAATGTGGCACATGCCAAG GTTATTGTCATCAGGGCTGTACTTTAAGCTCAACAGTTATGAATGGGAAAGTTGAGTGCTTGACCATTTGTAAGGAGTGTTACAATGCCAGAGTTCTTGCTCGAAATGAAATCAATACTAAGTCTCCTACCAATCTATTGCCCTTGCAAGGACAAGTCTGTTGCAGTGCACCAGCAGTCTCCAAAGGCATGCCGGTTAAAAGTTCTACTCAACCCATGAAACTGTCCTCTATCAGAAGCAAGGAAAATTCTGTCAAAATTCAGGAAAGAAGTTCTGATACAAAGCAATCTGCTTCTCATTCTCGATTAGCATCGAAGCGAAGTAAGTTGTGTAACTGGGGTGTCATATGGAGGAAAATGAACAGTGATGAAACTGGAATCGACTTCAGGCGGGCAAACATACTCACAAGGGGTGTTTCAGATAACCACTTTTTGAAGCCTAAATGCGAGCTGTGTAGACAACCCTATAACTCTGATCTGATGTATATTCACTGTGAAACTTGCAGAA AGTGGTACCATGCTGATGCTGTTGAACTTGAGGAGTCCAGGATTTCTGATGTGGTTGGGTTTAAATGTTGCAAGTGTCGGAGGATAAGAGGACCTGAGTGTCCTTTCATGGGCCCTGAACTTAGAGAGCAAAAGCGCAAGAAACGGTTTGGGAAGTTGCAGAAACAAGGACAAGGAAGTCTAGCATTGGACTCTGATCTTGGAACTATTTCGGACATTAAAGTGTGTAGTCCTGTCACTCCAATAATTTCTACAGAGGATGAGCTTGTATATGTTAATGATCCTGATGTTTTCTCCCTTTCCAACGTTGAGCAAATAACGGAGAACATTCCAGAAGTGGATATTGAGTTGAATACTGCTTCTGCCCCTGGGCCGCAGAAGTTACCAGTCAGAAGGCATATAAAGCGGGAAGGGGAGGTGGATGGTTTTGCAGGGGGTGATGTTGAACATGTCGAATTGTTGACATATCCTGAACCTAATGATTTTGCAGTGCCCAAGGGGGATTCAGCTATTCCGTTTGCAGAATGGGATGTTCCTGGGAATGGGGATCCTGAAGGTGAGCTGATATTTGATTATGAAAATCTCAACTATGAGGATATGGAGTTTGAACCACAGACGTATTTCTCATTTACGGAGCTGCTAGCATCTGATGATGGAACTGATGGAACGGCAAAGGATGTTGATAATCAAGTGGAGGCTGATGTGACTGCACTTCATTGTCATGTGTGTCTATTGAATGATCCTGCACCTGAACTCTATTGTGATGTATGTGGGTTTTTGATGCACAGTCATTGTTCTCCTTGGGAAGAGTCGTCATCTTCAGAAAGCAACTGGAGGTGTGGCCGGTGCCGAGAATGGCGGTAG
- the LOC107889041 gene encoding AP-2 complex subunit alpha-1 has protein sequence MAMHGMRGLSVFISDIRNCQNKEQERQRIDKELGNVRNRFKNEKGLSPYEKKKYVWKMLYIYMLGYDVDFGHMEAVSLISAPKYPEKQVGYIVTSCLLNENHDFLRLAINTVRNDIIGRNETFQCLALTMVGNIGGREFAESLAPDVQKLLLSSSCRPLVRKKAALCLLRLFRKNPDVVNVDGWADRMAQLLDERDLGVLTSSMSLLVALVSNNHEAYWSCLPKCVKTMERLARNQDIPQEYTYYGIPSPWLQVKTMRALQYFPTIEDPYTRRTLFEVLQRILMGTDVVKNVNKNNASHAVLFEALALVMHLDAEKEMMSQCVALLGKFIAVREPNIRYLGLENMTRMLMVTDVQEIIKRHQAQIITSLKDPDISIRRRALDLLYGMCDVTNAKDIVEELLQYLSSADFTMREELSLKAAILAEKFAPDLSWYVDVILQLIDKAGDFISDDIWFRVVQFVTNNDDLQPYAAAKVKEYLEKPAVHETMVKVSAYILGEYSHLLARRPGCSPKEIFAILHEKLPTVSTTTIPILLSAYAKILMHTQPPDQELQSQIWAIFNKYESCIDAEIQQRAVEYFALCQKGAALMDILAEMPKFPERKSSLIKRAEYSEADTAEQSAIKLRAQQQPSNALVVTDQPPANGATSPVPVGPLSLVMVPSMITTEDHTSTDQALSQQNGSLTKVDPQHPSADLLGDLLGPLAIEGPPGATVQSEHNAVSGLEGGPDAVDGSAIVPVEEQRNTVQPIGNIAERFHALCLKDSGVLYEDPYIQIGIKAEWRAHHGRLVLFLGNKNTAPLVSVQALMLPPAHLKMELSLVPDTIPPRAQVQCPLEVVNLRPSRDVAVLDFSYKFGTNMVNVKLRLPAVLNKFLQPIPVPAEEFFPQWRSLSGPPLKLQEVVRGVRPMPLPEMANLLNSFRLMICPGLDPNPNNLVASTTFYSESTHAMLCLIRIETDPADRTQLRMTLASGDPTLTFELKEFIKEQLITIPTAPPQSPAPAPPPAAQATPQIPPNDPAALLAGLLS, from the exons ATGGCAATGCACGGGATGAGAGGGCTTTCGGTTTTCATAAGCGACATTCGGAATTGCCAGAACAAAGAGCAAGAACGTCAACGTATCGATAAAGAGCTCGGAAACGTCCGTAATCGCTTCAAAAATGAAAAG GGATTGTCTCCATATGAGAAGAAGAAATATGTTTGGAAAATGCTTTATATATACATGCTTGGTTATGACGTTGACTTTGGTCATATGGAAGCTGTTTCCTTGATATCTGCACCAAAGTATCCAGAAAAGCAG GTTGGATACATTGTGACTTCATGTTTACTCAATGAAAATCATGATTTTCTGAGACTAGCAATCAACACTGTACGCAATGATATAATTGGCCGAAATGAGACTTTTCAGTGCCTTGCACTAACCATG GTTGGGAATATTGGTGGGAGGGAATTTGCTGAATCTTTGGCACCTGATGTTCAAAAGTTACTT CTTTCTAGCAGCTGCAGACCCCTTGTAAGAAAAAAAGCTGCATTATGTTTGCTGCGATTGTTTAGAAAAAATCCTGATGTTGTCAATGTTGATGGCTG GGCGGATCGGATGGCGCAACTTCTAGATGAGCGGGATCTTGGTGTTTTGACATCTTCTATGAGCCTTCTTGTTGCTTTGGTATCAAACAATCATGAAGCATATTGGTCTTGCCTTCCGAAGTGTGTTAAAACAATGGAGCGCCTTGCAAGGAACCAAGATATTCCACAGGAATATACTTACTATGGCATCCCATCTCCCTGGCTTCAG GTTAAGACAATGAGGGCTCTCCAGTATTTTCCTACCATTGAAGATCCTTATACGCGTAGAACATTGTTTGAG GTCTTGCAAAGGATATTAATGGGAACTGATGTTGTGAAAAACGTTAATAAGAATAATGCATCACATGCTGTCCTCTTTGAAGCCCTTGCTCTT GTCATGCATCTTGATGCAGAAAAGGAGATGATGTCCCAGTGTGTTGCCCTTCTTGGAAAATTCATTGCTGTTCGTGAACCAAATATTAGATATCTTGGTTTG GAAAATATGACTAGGATGTTAATGGTTACTGATGTGCAAGAGATTATCAAGAGGCATCAGGCGCAAATCATCACATCATTGAAGGACCCTGATATCAG TATCCGTAGGCGTGCTCTTGATTTGCTTTATGGAATGTGTGATGTAACAAATGCAAAGGACATTGTTGAAGAATTATTGCAG TATCTCAGCTCGGCTGATTTCACAATGCGTGAGGAATTATCACTTAAGGCTGCCATTCTTGCTGAGAAGTTTGCTCCTGATCTGTCATG GTATGTGGATGTTATCCTTCAATTGATTGACAAGGCAGGAGATTTTATTAGCGATGATATATGGTTCCGTGTTGTGCAGTTTGTTACCAACAATGATGACCTACAG CCTTATGCAGCTGCAAAAGTGAAAGAGTATCTTGAAAAGCCTGCTGTACATGAGACCATGGTCAAG GTCAGTGCTTACATACTTGGAGAATACAGCCACCTATTAGCTAGACGGCCCGGGTGTAGTCCAAAAGAAATCTTTGCTATCCTACATGAGAAGCTTCCTACAGTATC GACTACTACCATCCCTATTCTTTTGTCAGCTTATGCAAAGATTTTGATGCACACTCAGCCCCCAGATCAAGAGCTGCAAAGTCAGATTTGGGCAATATTCAATAA ATATGAGAGTTGCATTGATGCGGAGATACAACAACGAGCTGTTGAATATTTTGCATTGTGTCAGAAAGGTGCTGCTCTGATGGATATTTTGGCTGAGATGCCTAAATTTCCTGAGCGTAAG TCTTCATTGATCAAAAGGGCAGAATATTCTGAGGCTGACACTGCAGAGCAAAGTGCTATCAAATTACGTGCTCAACAGCAACCATCGAATGCTTTAGTTGTAACTGACCAACCCCCTGCTAATGGGGCAACATCACCAGTTCCTGTTGGCCCACTTAGTCTTGTGATGGTGCCCAGCATGATTACTACTGAG GATCATACTTCAACAGACCAAGCCTTGTCTCAACAAAATGGTTCTTTAACCAAAGTAGATCCTCAACATCCTTCAGCAGACCTCCTAGGTGATCTTTTGGGCCCACTTGCCATTGAAGGCCCTCCTGGTGCTACTGTCCAATCTGAGCACAATGCAGTCTCTGGATTGGAAGGTGGTCCAGATGCAGTTGATGGTTCAGCCATAGTGCCTGTCGAAGAGCAGAGAAATACAGTTCAG CCGATAGGAAATATTGCTGAAAGATTCCATGCTTTATGCCTGAAAGATAGTGGTGTTCTATATGAGGATCCTTACATTCAG ATTGGCATTAAAGCAGAGTGGCGAGCTCATCATGGACGTCTTGTTCTTTTCTTGGGAAACAAGAATACAGCTCCTCTTGTTTCAGTCCAGGCTCTAATGTTGCCCCCTGCTCATCTGAAGATGGAGCTTTCATTAGTGCCTGACACTATACCTCCTCGAGCACAG GTGCAATGCCCACTTGAGGTTGTAAATCTTCGGCCAAGCAGGGATGTAGCTGTTCTTGACTTCTCCTACAAGTTTGGGACCAATATG GTTAATGTGAAGCTTCGCCTTCCTGCTGTGTTGAATAAATTTCTTCAGCCTATTCCAGTGCCTGCTGAGGAGTTTTTCCCTCAATGGAGATCACTTTCAGGACCTCCATTGAAGCTTCAAGAAGTG GTTAGAGGTGTAAGACCCATGCCTCTTCCAGAAATGGCAAATCTACTCAACAGTTTCCGGTTAATGATTTGTCCTGGGCTT GATCCAAATCCTAATAATCTAGTTGCAAGCACAACCTTCTACTCGGAGAGTACGCATGCCATGCTATGTTTG ATCAGAATTGAAACAGATCCTGCGGACAGAACCCAGTTGCGAATGACGCTTGCTTCAGGCGATCCTACATTAACATTCGA GTTGAAGGAATTCATCAAGGAACAATTGATTACCATTCCTACTGCTCCTCCTCAGTCACCAGCACCTGCACCACCTCCCGCAGCTCAAGCGACCCCACAAATACCACCGAATGATCCTGCAGCTCTACTAGCTGGTTTGCTGTCGTGA